Proteins encoded in a region of the Marinomonas maritima genome:
- a CDS encoding HAD-IIIA family hydrolase: MVKLVIFDWDGTLFDSIDKICFSMLQAGQLAKAPAREKEDIKNTIGLSLDKAVAVVWPELSMTEQNIIIEHYKGIYVAADQTPAEAYPGVINVLNQLQGAGVKLAVATGKSRKGLERAMTLTNTNHYFITTRCADEALSKPDPLMLEQILTELNIAPEHAIMIGDTEYDLNMATHAGMKSIGVTYGAHHEIRLKACQPHALVNDFNQLSTILGL, translated from the coding sequence ATGGTTAAGTTAGTGATTTTTGATTGGGACGGTACCTTATTCGACTCCATCGATAAAATTTGTTTTAGCATGTTACAAGCGGGGCAATTAGCAAAGGCGCCAGCTAGAGAAAAAGAGGATATAAAAAACACCATTGGTTTATCGCTGGATAAAGCCGTTGCAGTCGTTTGGCCTGAACTATCGATGACAGAGCAAAACATCATTATTGAGCATTATAAAGGCATTTATGTCGCGGCAGATCAAACGCCAGCAGAGGCGTATCCAGGCGTGATTAACGTATTAAACCAACTCCAAGGTGCCGGCGTAAAACTAGCGGTTGCTACGGGGAAAAGTCGTAAAGGGCTTGAAAGAGCCATGACATTGACCAATACAAACCATTACTTCATTACAACGCGGTGTGCCGACGAAGCATTGTCTAAGCCTGATCCTTTAATGCTTGAGCAAATACTCACGGAATTGAACATAGCACCAGAGCACGCGATCATGATTGGTGACACAGAATACGATTTAAACATGGCAACCCATGCCGGCATGAAAAGCATCGGAGTCACCTACGGCGCACACCATGAAATCCGCCTTAAAGCTTGCCAGCCACATGCGCTCGTGAACGATTTCAATCAATTATCAACTATTTTAGGGTTATAA
- the yjjG gene encoding pyrimidine 5'-nucleotidase — MKYQWILFDADETLFHFDNFAGLKHMFAQHGVAFEQTEYDEYQSLNKPLWVEYQNGNISAEQLQTRRFQRWSDTLAISTKELNKQFLDAMADICKTLPGALELVTYLHESKVNMGIITNGFAQLQHIRLERTGFLPYFSPVVISELVGVAKPHPKIFEDALDKMGSPDKKHVLMVGDTLESDILGGNNFGFDTCWLNRHSKQHPAEITPTHQISSLTELLVWLKEQ, encoded by the coding sequence ATGAAGTACCAATGGATCTTATTTGACGCTGACGAAACGCTTTTTCATTTCGATAATTTCGCAGGTTTAAAACACATGTTCGCTCAACATGGCGTAGCGTTTGAGCAGACAGAGTATGATGAATACCAATCACTAAATAAGCCACTTTGGGTTGAATACCAGAATGGCAACATCAGTGCAGAACAGCTGCAAACACGTCGATTTCAACGCTGGAGTGATACATTAGCGATTAGCACAAAAGAACTTAATAAACAGTTTTTAGACGCTATGGCGGACATTTGTAAAACATTACCTGGCGCTTTAGAGCTAGTAACGTACCTGCATGAAAGCAAAGTGAACATGGGTATCATTACCAATGGATTTGCACAGCTTCAGCATATACGCCTAGAAAGAACCGGTTTTTTACCATATTTTTCACCCGTCGTTATTTCAGAACTCGTTGGTGTTGCCAAACCGCATCCAAAAATATTCGAAGACGCATTAGATAAAATGGGCAGCCCAGATAAAAAACACGTACTCATGGTCGGTGATACACTTGAATCAGATATTCTAGGTGGCAATAATTTTGGTTTTGATACTTGTTGGTTAAACCGTCATAGCAAACAGCATCCGGCAGAAATAACACCAACACATCAAATCAGCTCGTTAACAGAGTTGCTGGTTTGGCTGAAGGAGCAATAA
- a CDS encoding LysR family transcriptional regulator, with translation MAGSIDLNEMMLFVAVIDAGSFTLAADRLNIPKANLSRKISHLEQRLGVTLLERTTRSQHITEAGKHYLAHCRRIHQEVDLAEACIGKILNKVDGHLRVSSSVGLGHEILKPVLGQFMFLYPNVTLQFDLLNRRVDLIEEGFDLVIRIGKLEDSRLIAKRLGTITRNIYVSPNYLAQHGHIESLEQLGKCDFLMMSSAQYCGRLLLESKKRQHVLNLAPKMIVDDYVILKEMVVEGLGAGVIPNYMCQQELENGALVQILPDWGIPTVDVYALYPKHRLNIPKVKAFMDFIQAVFNQRLTC, from the coding sequence ATGGCTGGTTCAATAGACTTAAATGAGATGATGCTGTTTGTTGCCGTTATTGATGCTGGCAGCTTTACCTTAGCGGCAGATCGTTTAAATATTCCTAAAGCAAATTTGAGCCGTAAAATTTCCCATCTAGAGCAGCGATTAGGGGTAACTCTGCTTGAACGTACTACTCGTTCTCAGCACATTACTGAGGCCGGTAAACATTATTTAGCTCACTGTCGGCGCATTCATCAGGAGGTTGATTTAGCCGAAGCTTGCATTGGAAAAATATTGAATAAGGTTGATGGCCATCTGCGTGTAAGCTCATCCGTAGGGCTGGGCCATGAAATTCTTAAACCCGTACTTGGGCAGTTTATGTTTCTATATCCGAATGTTACTCTGCAATTTGACCTGTTAAATCGCCGCGTTGATTTAATTGAAGAAGGATTTGATCTAGTCATTCGTATTGGCAAGTTGGAAGATTCACGCTTAATAGCCAAACGGTTAGGCACCATTACTCGTAATATTTATGTAAGCCCGAATTATTTAGCCCAGCATGGCCACATAGAATCACTCGAGCAACTGGGTAAATGTGATTTTCTAATGATGAGCAGTGCTCAATATTGCGGACGTTTATTATTAGAATCGAAAAAAAGGCAGCACGTATTAAATCTGGCACCTAAAATGATTGTGGATGATTATGTAATCCTAAAAGAAATGGTCGTAGAAGGTTTAGGTGCGGGAGTCATCCCGAATTATATGTGTCAGCAAGAGCTGGAAAATGGAGCATTGGTGCAGATACTACCGGACTGGGGGATCCCTACTGTCGATGTCTATGCCCTTTACCCCAAGCACAGACTCAACATTCCCAAGGTAAAAGCCTTTATGGACTTCATTCAGGCGGTATTTAATCAAAGACTGACCTGCTAA
- the prmB gene encoding 50S ribosomal protein L3 N(5)-glutamine methyltransferase: MSNKQSAIRDLTTIKDYIRWTFSRFKQADLFYGHGTDNPWDEAVQLVMGALKLPLDFDRDMLDCTLTYNEKKHILKLVHTRITKRVPLPYLLGEAWFMGLPFKVTKDTLIPRSPIISLLESEFSPWLKNYPLSILDMCTGSGCLGIAAALVFEDAHVDITDISENALLVANENIVRHQVEDRVKAIHSDMFKGLIGKQYDLIICNPPYVDAEDFKNAPAEFRNEPELALTSGEDGLTFTHDFLAQVGHYLHDDGILVYEVGNTENALQASYPSTPFMWVELEQGGNGVFILTKEQLSELLQEQK; the protein is encoded by the coding sequence ATGAGTAATAAACAATCAGCAATTCGTGATTTAACCACTATCAAAGACTATATTCGCTGGACTTTCAGTCGATTCAAACAAGCCGATTTATTTTATGGCCATGGCACCGACAACCCTTGGGATGAAGCCGTTCAACTTGTTATGGGGGCATTAAAGCTACCGCTTGATTTTGATCGTGACATGCTCGATTGCACTCTGACGTACAATGAAAAAAAACACATTTTGAAATTAGTACACACTCGCATCACCAAACGAGTACCGCTGCCTTATTTGCTGGGCGAAGCTTGGTTTATGGGCCTGCCATTCAAGGTCACTAAAGACACCTTAATTCCTCGCTCTCCCATCATTTCTTTATTAGAAAGCGAGTTTTCCCCTTGGCTCAAAAATTATCCTTTGAGTATTCTAGACATGTGTACGGGTTCTGGTTGTTTGGGTATTGCCGCCGCATTAGTCTTTGAAGACGCTCACGTTGATATAACGGACATTAGTGAAAACGCGCTGCTGGTCGCCAATGAAAATATTGTACGCCATCAAGTAGAAGACAGAGTGAAAGCCATCCATTCTGATATGTTTAAAGGGTTAATAGGAAAACAGTACGACCTTATTATTTGTAATCCGCCTTACGTAGATGCTGAAGACTTTAAAAACGCCCCAGCAGAATTCCGTAATGAACCTGAATTGGCGCTTACCTCCGGTGAAGATGGCCTTACTTTCACCCATGATTTTTTAGCTCAAGTCGGGCATTATCTGCACGATGACGGTATATTAGTATACGAAGTAGGAAATACTGAAAACGCATTACAAGCTTCATACCCTAGCACCCCCTTTATGTGGGTCGAACTAGAGCAGGGTGGAAATGGCGTTTTTATCCTCACCAAAGAACAACTCAGCGAACTATTACAAGAGCAGAAATAG
- the sppA gene encoding signal peptide peptidase SppA — MSWTEDEDKNESLNQNTNAPKQPIESQVKENLDPNKEIWTLLEKTLSENLIEKRRARRWKIFFRFSMLTIILAVIVGWFMQSNLQDASLEDGIVAMIPMRGVIGADAEIESSDFVNLLDDAYQNSRLKGVIIEMNSPGGSPVHSGIIYDAIRAKEQAYPEIPVLVVVEDMAASGGYYIASAASEIYADKASLVGSIGVISSGFDASNLLEKIGVERRTFTAGRNKAFLDPFSPMTDEARDKWQAVLDETHQQFINAVKEGRGDRLTITDDVFSGMVFTGSQAERIGLIDGLSSVNELLNTRFPNATPIFFEAKQDSWRELAKEFGVEMATKILSTTRIQ; from the coding sequence ATGAGCTGGACTGAAGACGAAGATAAAAACGAATCGCTTAATCAAAATACAAATGCGCCTAAGCAGCCAATTGAATCACAAGTAAAAGAGAATCTAGACCCGAACAAAGAAATTTGGACATTACTTGAAAAGACACTCAGTGAGAATCTTATCGAGAAACGACGCGCCAGACGCTGGAAGATCTTTTTTCGATTTTCAATGCTGACCATCATATTGGCGGTTATAGTTGGGTGGTTTATGCAATCTAATTTGCAAGATGCCAGCTTAGAAGATGGTATCGTCGCGATGATTCCAATGCGTGGCGTTATCGGCGCTGATGCAGAGATTGAGTCGTCAGACTTTGTTAACTTACTTGATGACGCCTATCAAAATAGCCGTCTTAAAGGCGTTATTATTGAAATGAACAGCCCAGGCGGTAGCCCTGTTCATTCCGGCATTATTTATGATGCTATTCGCGCTAAAGAGCAGGCTTATCCAGAGATTCCGGTATTAGTAGTCGTTGAAGATATGGCTGCTTCAGGTGGGTATTATATCGCGTCTGCTGCCAGTGAAATCTACGCAGACAAAGCCAGCTTAGTAGGCTCTATTGGTGTGATTTCTTCAGGTTTTGATGCCAGCAATTTACTTGAAAAAATTGGTGTGGAACGTCGCACTTTCACTGCGGGTCGCAATAAGGCTTTTCTAGACCCATTCTCACCAATGACAGACGAAGCCAGAGACAAATGGCAAGCCGTGCTAGATGAAACGCATCAGCAATTCATCAATGCAGTTAAAGAGGGCCGTGGCGACAGACTGACGATCACCGATGATGTCTTTTCTGGCATGGTGTTCACCGGTTCTCAAGCGGAAAGGATTGGCTTAATAGATGGTTTATCTAGTGTTAATGAACTACTAAACACGCGCTTCCCCAATGCTACGCCCATTTTCTTTGAAGCTAAGCAAGACTCATGGAGAGAACTGGCCAAAGAGTTTGGTGTCGAAATGGCCACAAAAATACTAAGCACTACCCGTATTCAATAA
- a CDS encoding MFS transporter, with product MLAYQWGIFAIALGTFGLGTTEFMPMGLLPVIADGVNASIPAAGLLISAYAIGVMIGAPVITLYLTRYSHKTSLLALMIIFVVGNVLSALSINYETFLISRVITSLSHGAFFGIGAVVAMNLAPYHKKGSAVASIFLGLTIANIVGVPITTWLGQTFDWRISFAVTAVLGVIAIVGISRSLPTMPLPKRPNVKNELKAIMQPAALRAFATTVMCAGSMFTLYTYIAPIMQTLAQASDNAIAIMLALTGIGFTLGNYISGKVTDKSPDLALFVFLGLQVLVLVMFRFTSTSVVGAGITILLWGMVIFGSGPPLQMQVMKIASQAPGLASSINIGAFNLGNALGAALGGLVISIGFGFDWIPTAAALLSFIGLVMVWLNRRATIKGLKERVA from the coding sequence ATGCTTGCTTATCAATGGGGTATTTTTGCCATTGCTCTTGGTACTTTCGGATTAGGCACCACAGAGTTCATGCCTATGGGCTTATTACCCGTCATTGCGGACGGCGTTAATGCCTCTATACCTGCGGCAGGGCTGTTGATTAGCGCTTATGCGATCGGTGTCATGATTGGCGCACCAGTGATTACCCTGTATTTAACCCGCTACAGCCACAAAACATCCTTGCTTGCGTTAATGATTATTTTTGTCGTGGGCAATGTGTTGTCTGCACTTTCTATTAATTACGAAACCTTTTTAATATCGCGTGTTATCACCAGTCTTTCACATGGTGCCTTCTTTGGTATTGGTGCGGTGGTTGCGATGAACCTTGCGCCGTATCACAAAAAAGGCTCTGCGGTTGCGTCCATCTTTCTTGGGCTAACGATTGCCAATATCGTAGGCGTTCCTATCACTACCTGGTTAGGACAAACGTTCGATTGGCGCATTTCTTTTGCGGTTACAGCCGTGTTAGGTGTTATCGCGATTGTTGGTATTAGCCGTAGTTTGCCGACGATGCCTTTGCCTAAAAGACCAAATGTCAAAAATGAGCTTAAAGCGATAATGCAACCTGCTGCATTAAGAGCATTTGCAACAACGGTAATGTGCGCTGGTTCTATGTTTACGCTTTATACCTATATTGCGCCAATCATGCAGACTTTAGCACAAGCATCGGATAATGCGATTGCGATTATGCTGGCGTTAACAGGGATAGGTTTTACGCTAGGAAATTACATTAGTGGCAAGGTGACCGATAAATCGCCTGATTTAGCGTTATTTGTATTTCTTGGCTTGCAAGTACTGGTGTTGGTTATGTTTCGCTTTACTTCAACGTCAGTGGTTGGCGCTGGCATCACTATATTACTGTGGGGTATGGTTATTTTTGGCAGTGGACCGCCATTGCAAATGCAAGTAATGAAAATCGCTAGTCAAGCGCCTGGATTGGCATCCTCTATTAATATCGGTGCGTTTAACCTAGGGAATGCATTAGGTGCAGCATTAGGTGGATTAGTCATCAGCATTGGTTTTGGTTTTGACTGGATTCCAACCGCAGCGGCGTTGTTGTCTTTTATCGGCTTAGTAATGGTCTGGTTGAATCGACGAGCTACGATAAAGGGACTGAAAGAAAGGGTCGCGTAA
- a CDS encoding heavy metal translocating P-type ATPase → MNRPEEVGIGPVVALELNVTGMSCQGCVSKVRKMIQEKSPEAIVEGIPKEHKLRVISGLSLASIEVSVQDAGYQFLGILDSNEQAHSKESAKPKADADKVEPDEAEAKKITSERPDSSVNYQLSISGMTCASCVNTVQMALSSSEGVVSAEVNFANHTAQVVTKGSLDALIKAVDDTGYQASLIQDAEKSEEERGQRELTEYRYKCKASALGLGLGIPLMLYGVLGGNMMLSSLTDRIVWLLVGLLTLWIMVQAGKHYFRGAWKAFSTHQANMDMLIALGTGSAWFYSMLVVLMPDWFPQNTNHLYFEASVMIIGLINLGQALELRARRKTSKALHRLLDLRPKMATRVEGESESRINVSDIKVGDILRVRSGDKIPVDGEVLEGSSTVNESMLTGEAAPIEKITGSLLSAGTVNGQGSLLFNATRIGADTLLAQIITMVGKAQNSKPPISVLADKVSAIFVPSVIIIAILTALAWFNLGNESVFSYMLVTTISVLIIACPCALGLATPISTMIGVGKAAEYGGLIRNGDALQRASELTVVVLDKTGTITEGKPKVVEQWLADSSQKILVAQVVSALEARANHPLADALLQYCQKHLDGNDKTILDEFESLVGLGVKGNVQGKIFYLGNERLMQEKGIHLDITKDESQYSDATRAYLADEASLMAIYYIEDPIKKGVKAAISSFKKQGLKIVMLTGDNPETAASVAKNVGIEDYHAQLMPDDKLNWVKRLQEENEVVGMIGDGINDAPALAQADVGFAMGAGTDVAMESADITLIHNDLKGVADVIQISKATLRNIKQNLWGAFAYNTLGIPIAAGILFPFTGWLLSPVIAGAAMSLSSVTVVTNANRLRLFRVTRSDIQKTEEV, encoded by the coding sequence ATGAATCGTCCAGAAGAAGTCGGCATCGGCCCAGTGGTAGCGTTAGAGCTTAACGTAACTGGCATGTCATGCCAAGGTTGTGTATCAAAAGTACGCAAGATGATCCAAGAGAAAAGCCCAGAAGCCATTGTTGAAGGAATCCCTAAAGAGCACAAATTACGGGTGATATCAGGGCTTTCTTTGGCTTCTATAGAGGTCAGTGTTCAAGACGCAGGTTATCAGTTTTTGGGCATTCTAGATAGCAATGAGCAAGCTCATTCAAAAGAGAGTGCAAAACCCAAAGCAGACGCTGATAAAGTAGAGCCGGATGAGGCAGAAGCCAAAAAAATCACATCAGAACGTCCAGATAGCTCAGTAAACTATCAGCTTTCTATTTCTGGTATGACCTGTGCGAGTTGTGTGAATACAGTGCAAATGGCTTTGTCGAGTTCAGAAGGTGTTGTTTCAGCAGAAGTTAACTTTGCCAACCATACCGCTCAGGTTGTTACAAAAGGGTCTTTAGATGCTCTCATTAAAGCGGTCGATGATACGGGTTACCAAGCAAGCCTGATTCAAGACGCTGAAAAAAGTGAGGAAGAGCGAGGTCAAAGAGAACTGACTGAGTATCGTTACAAATGTAAGGCGTCAGCGCTTGGGTTAGGGCTGGGTATTCCATTGATGCTCTACGGCGTTTTGGGTGGAAATATGATGCTGAGCTCGCTCACTGATAGAATCGTTTGGCTTTTGGTTGGGCTTTTAACACTGTGGATCATGGTTCAAGCGGGTAAACATTATTTTCGTGGTGCTTGGAAAGCGTTTTCGACTCATCAAGCAAACATGGACATGCTTATCGCGTTAGGAACGGGGAGCGCTTGGTTTTATTCTATGCTTGTTGTATTGATGCCAGACTGGTTTCCGCAGAATACGAATCACTTATATTTTGAAGCGTCCGTCATGATCATCGGTTTGATCAATCTTGGTCAGGCTTTAGAATTGCGTGCTCGCCGTAAGACAAGTAAAGCCCTGCATCGCCTTTTGGACCTTCGACCTAAAATGGCCACTCGAGTAGAAGGCGAGAGCGAGTCACGCATCAATGTCTCAGACATTAAAGTAGGGGACATTCTTCGAGTTCGCTCTGGTGATAAAATCCCTGTTGATGGTGAGGTATTAGAAGGCTCTTCAACGGTGAATGAATCTATGTTGACTGGTGAGGCAGCGCCTATCGAAAAGATCACCGGCAGTTTGTTGTCGGCAGGTACGGTAAATGGTCAAGGCAGCTTGTTATTTAACGCGACGCGTATCGGTGCAGATACCTTGCTTGCACAAATCATAACGATGGTGGGTAAAGCACAGAACTCAAAACCGCCCATTAGTGTGCTGGCCGACAAAGTGTCCGCTATTTTTGTTCCTAGCGTGATTATCATTGCTATTTTGACGGCATTGGCTTGGTTCAATCTAGGCAATGAATCGGTCTTTTCTTATATGCTGGTAACAACCATATCTGTACTGATTATTGCTTGTCCTTGTGCTCTGGGATTGGCGACGCCCATATCAACCATGATAGGTGTTGGTAAGGCGGCAGAATACGGAGGTCTTATTCGTAATGGAGACGCTTTGCAAAGAGCCAGCGAGTTGACCGTTGTTGTATTGGATAAAACCGGTACGATAACCGAAGGTAAGCCTAAAGTGGTTGAGCAGTGGTTAGCCGATTCTTCTCAGAAAATACTTGTGGCACAGGTTGTTTCCGCCCTAGAAGCGCGAGCGAACCATCCGTTAGCGGATGCACTTCTTCAATATTGTCAAAAACATTTAGATGGAAATGATAAAACGATACTTGATGAGTTTGAGTCTCTTGTTGGATTGGGGGTGAAAGGGAACGTTCAGGGGAAAATATTTTATCTTGGTAATGAGCGCCTAATGCAAGAGAAAGGGATTCATTTGGACATAACGAAAGATGAAAGCCAATACAGTGATGCCACACGGGCATACCTTGCTGACGAGGCATCTTTAATGGCCATATATTATATTGAAGACCCCATCAAAAAAGGCGTGAAAGCAGCGATTTCGAGCTTTAAGAAGCAAGGTTTGAAAATTGTTATGCTGACTGGAGATAATCCAGAGACAGCAGCGAGTGTGGCTAAGAACGTTGGGATTGAGGATTATCATGCTCAGCTCATGCCGGATGATAAATTGAACTGGGTAAAGCGGCTTCAAGAGGAAAATGAAGTGGTGGGGATGATTGGTGATGGTATTAATGATGCGCCCGCTTTGGCTCAGGCTGATGTCGGGTTTGCTATGGGGGCGGGGACCGATGTTGCCATGGAAAGTGCGGATATCACCTTGATACACAATGACCTTAAAGGTGTCGCGGATGTAATTCAAATTAGCAAAGCCACACTCAGAAATATTAAGCAAAATTTATGGGGAGCTTTTGCGTACAATACCTTAGGTATCCCAATTGCCGCTGGTATTTTGTTTCCTTTTACCGGTTGGCTTTTGAGTCCAGTTATCGCTGGCGCAGCGATGTCATTGTCCTCAGTTACTGTTGTCACCAATGCTAACCGGCTAAGGTTATTCCGCGTGACACGATCAGATATACAAAAGACGGAGGAAGTATAA
- the aroC gene encoding chorismate synthase, which yields MSGNTFGTLFKVTTFGESHGIALGAIVDGCPPGIEICEADLQRDLDLRKPGTSKHTTQRREADEVKILSGVFEGKTTGTPIGLMIENTDQRSKDYGNIADTFRPAHADYTYDQKYGFRDYRGGGRSSARETAMRVAAGAIAKKYLKQQFGIQIQGFLSQLGPIKLAVKDLSQVYENSFFSPDPDAIPELEKYMTALRREGDSVGAKITVIATNVMPGLGAPVFDRLDADIAKAIMSINAVKGVEIGDGFDVVEQKGSEHRDEMTPEGFLSNHAGGVLGGISSGQDIVVHMALKPTSSITIPGKSIDRAGNPIEVITKGRHDPCVGIRATPIAEAMLALTIMDHLLKHRAQNADVICPTPIIKGQA from the coding sequence ATGTCTGGTAATACATTTGGAACACTCTTTAAAGTCACCACCTTCGGTGAAAGTCACGGTATCGCGCTTGGTGCGATTGTTGATGGCTGCCCACCGGGAATAGAAATCTGCGAAGCGGATCTGCAGCGAGATTTAGATCTGCGCAAACCAGGAACCTCCAAACATACGACACAGCGTCGCGAAGCAGACGAAGTGAAAATCTTATCTGGTGTATTTGAAGGCAAAACAACTGGTACACCAATTGGCCTAATGATTGAAAACACCGATCAACGCTCAAAGGATTATGGCAACATCGCGGACACTTTTCGTCCAGCGCATGCCGATTACACGTACGATCAAAAATATGGCTTCCGTGATTATCGTGGCGGCGGCCGTTCGTCCGCTCGTGAAACCGCAATGCGAGTCGCTGCCGGCGCTATCGCTAAAAAATATTTAAAACAACAGTTTGGCATTCAAATCCAAGGATTTTTGTCTCAGCTTGGCCCCATCAAACTTGCCGTTAAAGATTTAAGCCAAGTATATGAAAATAGTTTTTTCAGCCCAGATCCCGATGCGATACCTGAGCTTGAAAAATACATGACGGCTTTACGTCGAGAAGGCGATTCTGTCGGTGCAAAAATCACCGTCATTGCTACAAACGTCATGCCTGGGCTAGGCGCGCCAGTATTTGATCGTCTAGATGCAGACATCGCCAAAGCCATTATGAGTATCAATGCCGTGAAGGGTGTTGAAATTGGTGACGGCTTTGACGTGGTCGAACAAAAAGGCAGTGAACATAGAGATGAAATGACACCAGAAGGCTTTTTAAGCAATCATGCCGGTGGCGTTTTAGGCGGCATATCCTCTGGACAAGACATTGTCGTTCATATGGCGTTAAAACCCACGTCGAGCATTACTATTCCTGGTAAAAGCATTGATCGTGCCGGTAACCCAATAGAAGTCATCACCAAAGGTCGACACGACCCTTGCGTGGGCATTCGCGCGACACCGATTGCAGAGGCGATGCTGGCATTAACCATTATGGATCACCTGCTAAAACACAGAGCGCAAAACGCGGACGTCATTTGTCCAACGCCAATTATTAAAGGGCAAGCGTAG
- a CDS encoding pirin family protein has translation MQILSRDSLLLGGVSGIKEHRLVTDSRIFGRHKEPQTWEGLGCMVYLADAQYQPKGESGMHPHSEIDVISVIVKGRVCHEGSLEHGKDLAAGDVQVQRAGGEGFEHNEINPDNCKNRMLQVWVLPEVKGQRAAYKFYRPKLDGMTRIYGGDESQSETFSSPTVIDIVHLQTSERMTLTGKQLSYVITGKGTFTEPHVNGEKCMHLAEEGDLVHSQNTTIIAKQNLHMLVVSQQT, from the coding sequence ATGCAAATATTATCAAGAGATTCATTATTATTAGGGGGGGTTTCCGGTATTAAAGAACACCGTCTAGTAACTGACAGCCGTATTTTCGGCCGTCATAAGGAGCCGCAAACGTGGGAAGGATTGGGTTGCATGGTTTATCTCGCGGATGCTCAATATCAGCCTAAGGGAGAATCCGGCATGCACCCTCATAGTGAGATTGATGTTATCTCTGTGATTGTTAAAGGGCGAGTCTGCCATGAAGGTTCGCTGGAGCATGGTAAGGATCTGGCCGCGGGAGATGTGCAGGTACAACGGGCAGGTGGGGAAGGTTTTGAACATAACGAAATTAATCCTGACAACTGTAAAAACAGAATGCTGCAGGTATGGGTATTGCCAGAGGTAAAAGGGCAGCGCGCAGCTTATAAGTTTTACAGACCTAAGCTGGATGGAATGACCAGAATTTATGGTGGGGACGAATCCCAATCAGAAACCTTTTCAAGCCCTACTGTTATTGACATTGTTCATTTGCAGACGAGTGAACGCATGACGTTAACTGGTAAACAACTAAGCTATGTGATTACCGGGAAAGGCACATTTACTGAGCCGCATGTCAATGGTGAAAAGTGTATGCATCTTGCTGAAGAAGGCGACCTTGTCCACAGTCAAAATACAACGATAATTGCCAAACAAAATTTACATATGCTTGTAGTTAGTCAACAAACGTGA
- the yjjX gene encoding inosine/xanthosine triphosphatase → MVVKTGSTVIRICVGSNNPVKVGAAKQAFTLMYPNHIVHCEEIHAPSGVADQPMTEAETRLGAQNRTHYCARYYNEQQSDSDIDYFVAMEGGVDKFEEGAATFAYVAILSNKGVLMTGRSANLPLPSKVYKRLQANEELGVVMDDIFNTSNIRQKGGAIGLFTNHAATRESIYTQALVLALAPSLHPEHYSDQ, encoded by the coding sequence ATGGTTGTTAAAACAGGTTCTACCGTCATCCGTATCTGTGTTGGATCAAATAATCCGGTTAAAGTCGGCGCTGCAAAACAAGCTTTTACACTCATGTATCCTAATCACATCGTGCATTGTGAAGAAATACATGCACCATCTGGCGTAGCAGACCAACCGATGACAGAAGCAGAAACACGACTTGGTGCCCAAAATAGAACACATTACTGTGCTCGGTATTATAATGAACAACAAAGCGACTCGGACATTGATTATTTTGTTGCAATGGAAGGTGGTGTCGATAAATTTGAAGAGGGCGCAGCGACCTTCGCTTATGTGGCGATTTTAAGCAACAAGGGCGTATTAATGACGGGGCGTTCTGCGAATTTGCCACTACCCAGCAAGGTCTATAAGCGGCTACAAGCCAATGAAGAGCTTGGTGTGGTTATGGATGATATATTTAATACATCTAATATTCGGCAAAAAGGCGGAGCAATTGGTCTATTTACCAACCACGCAGCGACCAGAGAAAGCATTTACACCCAAGCCTTAGTGCTTGCATTAGCACCATCATTGCATCCAGAGCATTATTCAGACCAATAA